In the Fibrobacter sp. UWB5 genome, one interval contains:
- a CDS encoding FISUMP domain-containing protein gives KITIIALALGAVGFIACSDSDSSSDANGEDNVLSIKLGETPVNGGVLLLGKGESFYELNLESNGEWRIENNSTFIDSVLPESGLGNADVKIHVKKNDSEGQRKGKLRVVFPKDTSLNTVIDLRQMYSGDYEDNDASFDSLEMGAIFACSFMGLFSKEAALQCLTDAFEKSENYRVDPRDGKMYKLEKIGSQLWMAENLLYETPNSYCYDDNADNCKKYGRLYEWDAAMEACPKGWHLPSKYEWNELFYGIVNNKGKALKSTSDWLRDGNGSDDYGLNVLPAGYKDSEYRSLGDIARFWTSTDDHGYTAFLVRIEALKDDAYLNEEVKYNANSVRCLKD, from the coding sequence ATAAAATCACGATAATCGCACTTGCTTTGGGTGCGGTCGGTTTCATTGCCTGTTCGGATTCGGACAGTTCTAGTGACGCAAACGGTGAAGACAACGTGCTCTCTATCAAATTGGGTGAGACGCCTGTCAACGGTGGCGTGCTGTTGCTTGGAAAGGGGGAGAGCTTCTATGAACTAAATCTGGAATCCAACGGTGAGTGGCGTATCGAAAATAATTCCACTTTTATCGATTCGGTCTTGCCGGAATCGGGTTTGGGTAATGCGGATGTGAAAATCCATGTGAAAAAGAATGATTCAGAGGGGCAGCGTAAGGGGAAATTACGTGTCGTTTTTCCCAAGGACACTAGTCTGAATACAGTCATTGATTTGAGGCAGATGTATAGCGGAGATTATGAAGATAATGACGCTTCTTTTGATTCTCTTGAAATGGGTGCGATTTTCGCTTGTAGTTTTATGGGACTGTTTAGCAAGGAGGCTGCGTTACAGTGCCTGACGGATGCGTTTGAGAAGAGTGAAAATTATAGGGTTGATCCCCGTGATGGTAAAATGTATAAATTGGAAAAAATCGGCTCGCAACTTTGGATGGCAGAGAATCTTCTGTATGAAACACCGAATAGCTATTGCTATGACGACAATGCGGATAATTGTAAAAAATATGGTCGACTTTACGAATGGGATGCGGCTATGGAGGCGTGCCCCAAAGGGTGGCACTTGCCGAGTAAGTACGAATGGAATGAATTATTTTATGGAATTGTAAATAATAAGGGCAAGGCTCTCAAATCTACTTCAGACTGGCTGCGCGATGGAAACGGAAGTGATGACTACGGCCTTAACGTTTTGCCTGCAGGTTACAAGGATAGCGAGTATCGTTCCTTAGGTGATATAGCACGGTTCTGGACTTCGACAGATGATCACGGCTATACTGCGTTCTTGGTACGTATAGAAGCGCTTAAAGACGATGCCTATCTGAACGAAGAGGTAAAGTACAACGCAAACAGTGTTCGTTGTCTAAAGGATTAG
- a CDS encoding MAC/perforin domain-containing protein, giving the protein MSINTLKFPVAAALAYAATLGLTACSNSEDSSPSGSSAKETAISVEVLGKTVGDTLVFDMMDSTYDFKIKADGKWRIEDETEFIQSISEKSGNGDATVKIRMVTNFLDERFVGDLRIVFPEDTSLNKTITVVQKYSGDYDDNANDVSQSNKAYAMGYGYDMISSTEGYLDPSAIKSEVFDTKTLFEDGTFAYGPNTQTLDETTVTGSTISDISFKLGVKTKIEGGTALFSGEMKSAFDMSKTSYSNYEFALNYIDVTTQTITSEVPLEILADSLSMIVSAYYAINGLGRTGQKFPSTNAGFRRLIKGYGTHVVMGAKVGGRIRQSMTVDVSKVTSSYDLEAFAKAAYKGLAVKAEGSVEAKMKQSFEENNSNMSFKVHVYGGDAGVGARLMNTTNRALDPTDVDTWKASVAKGKGALIGFPSDGLVPLYELIDETISDSTAKRKKLLKEYMESKAFASDFNAYYECGTVTEIDVPKIEDLDTNTLIKDIYSGGQLVAKATLEFVPLLNIKEKVMVIYPVINNKPRYNLGFYIGDKDHKPARVSWDGTDAAIVEYADMDFGAAKKIYIRGTSVLSTAPEGTETHVGTVEDAYLASKIINKNISADFDYNYPLVKIFDHVWIRQDYASSTTRKGFFRQPGSGQVVGANPMWRKYDATEVEEYVPLGWKIPSDTVFKSIENEFKKNGLSNIGKAMLRKKDCDSEKECGLLGFSAVKWNDSRSKNYYGYVKPDGKIGSVDIMYDASVLDYNNDRDEVQLRIIQE; this is encoded by the coding sequence ATGTCTATCAATACCCTCAAATTTCCCGTGGCAGCGGCTTTAGCCTATGCTGCAACCTTGGGCCTTACAGCCTGCTCCAATTCAGAAGATTCTAGTCCTAGTGGCTCCTCCGCTAAAGAAACGGCGATTTCGGTCGAAGTCTTGGGAAAGACTGTCGGTGACACGTTGGTGTTCGACATGATGGACAGCACCTACGATTTCAAGATCAAAGCTGACGGAAAATGGCGCATCGAGGATGAAACGGAATTTATTCAGTCGATTAGCGAAAAATCCGGTAACGGCGATGCGACCGTCAAAATTCGTATGGTTACGAACTTCCTGGACGAACGTTTTGTGGGCGACTTGCGTATTGTGTTCCCTGAGGACACTTCCCTGAACAAGACGATTACCGTTGTGCAGAAGTATAGTGGCGATTACGATGACAATGCGAATGATGTTTCGCAATCAAACAAGGCCTATGCCATGGGCTATGGTTACGATATGATATCATCGACAGAAGGTTACCTTGATCCCAGTGCGATTAAGTCGGAAGTTTTTGATACCAAAACCTTGTTTGAAGATGGGACTTTTGCTTATGGTCCCAATACGCAGACTTTGGATGAAACGACAGTTACCGGGTCGACAATTTCGGACATCAGTTTTAAGCTGGGTGTCAAGACCAAAATAGAAGGTGGCACGGCGCTTTTCTCGGGAGAGATGAAATCTGCTTTTGATATGTCCAAGACCTCCTATAGTAATTATGAATTTGCGTTGAATTATATCGATGTTACAACGCAGACGATTACCTCGGAAGTACCTTTGGAAATTTTGGCTGATAGTTTAAGTATGATTGTGTCCGCCTATTACGCTATCAATGGCTTGGGACGCACTGGCCAGAAATTCCCTTCGACGAATGCGGGCTTTAGAAGGTTGATTAAGGGATACGGAACGCATGTTGTAATGGGAGCGAAAGTGGGTGGTCGTATTCGTCAGTCCATGACGGTGGATGTGTCCAAGGTAACTTCCTCGTATGATTTGGAGGCTTTTGCCAAGGCTGCTTATAAAGGGCTTGCTGTTAAGGCCGAAGGCTCGGTGGAAGCTAAAATGAAACAGAGTTTTGAAGAAAATAACTCGAATATGTCATTTAAGGTGCATGTTTACGGTGGCGACGCCGGAGTAGGCGCAAGATTGATGAACACTACGAATCGGGCCTTGGATCCGACGGATGTGGATACCTGGAAAGCTTCCGTAGCTAAGGGGAAGGGCGCCCTTATTGGTTTCCCGAGCGATGGCTTGGTTCCGCTTTATGAATTGATTGACGAAACAATCAGTGATTCGACTGCGAAACGTAAAAAATTGCTCAAGGAATATATGGAAAGCAAGGCGTTTGCTTCGGACTTTAACGCCTACTACGAATGCGGTACGGTGACCGAAATCGATGTGCCCAAGATTGAAGACTTGGATACGAATACTTTGATCAAGGATATCTATTCTGGCGGTCAGTTGGTGGCAAAGGCGACCTTGGAGTTTGTGCCGCTCCTGAACATCAAGGAAAAGGTGATGGTCATTTACCCTGTAATCAACAACAAGCCTCGCTATAATTTGGGCTTCTACATTGGTGATAAGGACCATAAGCCGGCTCGTGTTAGTTGGGATGGGACGGATGCAGCAATCGTTGAATATGCCGATATGGATTTCGGTGCAGCAAAGAAGATTTATATCCGAGGCACTTCCGTGTTAAGTACAGCTCCTGAAGGGACAGAAACTCATGTGGGTACGGTTGAAGATGCCTATTTGGCTTCGAAAATTATTAATAAAAATATCAGCGCAGATTTTGATTATAATTATCCGCTAGTCAAAATTTTCGACCATGTTTGGATTCGTCAAGACTATGCAAGTAGCACAACGAGAAAAGGCTTTTTTAGACAACCTGGGTCTGGTCAAGTAGTTGGGGCAAACCCTATGTGGAGAAAGTACGATGCAACTGAGGTTGAAGAATATGTTCCGCTGGGTTGGAAAATTCCATCTGATACGGTTTTCAAAAGTATCGAAAATGAGTTTAAAAAGAATGGCTTGTCAAATATAGGAAAAGCGATGCTTAGAAAAAAAGATTGCGATTCTGAGAAAGAATGTGGCTTACTTGGTTTTAGTGCGGTAAAGTGGAATGATAGTAGGAGTAAGAATTATTATGGCTATGTCAAACCGGATGGTAAGATAGGTTCTGTTGATATAATGTATGATGCGAGTGTCCTTGATTATAACAATGATCGGGATGAAGTGCAACTCCGCATCATCCAGGAATAA
- a CDS encoding FISUMP domain-containing protein, giving the protein MSFAKSYKITIIALALGAVGFIACSDSDSSSDANGEDNVLSIWVGDMLANGDTLILGMGEGFYEMSVESSGEWRFENGTTFIDSIYPESGSGDAVVKIHVKKNDSDERLKGELRVVYPKDTDLNTSMDVWQVYSGDYGDNMNVDDNTVVMAFLVCGMLGSAGIATDDCAINALNGLLGADEMKNRLLDYRDWRIYKTTVIKSQVWMAENLRYDSEGGHTYCFNDDKANCRKYGRLYNYYAAKNACPDGWHLPSKAEWLTLINELGGEAAAGKALKSTSGWKSEGNGNDDYKFSALPVGYSIKNTYYSMDEETQFWASTGYGGNAFYLVSLNFDNDSAAVHPKAARYGLSVRCLKD; this is encoded by the coding sequence ATGAGCTTTGCAAAAAGTTATAAAATCACGATAATCGCACTTGCTTTGGGTGCGGTCGGTTTCATTGCCTGTTCGGATTCGGACAGTTCTAGTGACGCAAACGGTGAAGACAACGTGCTCTCTATCTGGGTTGGTGATATGCTAGCCAATGGCGATACGCTGATTCTTGGCATGGGTGAAGGTTTTTACGAAATGAGTGTGGAGTCCAGCGGAGAATGGCGTTTTGAAAATGGGACGACTTTCATTGATTCGATTTATCCCGAATCAGGCTCGGGTGATGCGGTTGTAAAAATCCATGTAAAAAAGAATGATTCAGATGAGCGACTTAAGGGAGAATTGCGGGTTGTATACCCTAAGGATACGGATCTGAATACATCAATGGATGTATGGCAGGTGTATAGCGGTGATTATGGAGATAATATGAATGTAGATGATAATACTGTAGTAATGGCGTTTCTCGTTTGTGGCATGTTGGGGTCGGCTGGGATTGCTACAGATGATTGTGCGATAAATGCGCTTAATGGTCTTTTAGGGGCTGATGAGATGAAAAATCGATTGCTGGATTACCGCGATTGGAGAATTTATAAAACGACGGTAATTAAGTCACAGGTTTGGATGGCTGAAAATCTCAGGTATGATTCGGAAGGAGGTCATACTTATTGTTTCAATGATGATAAAGCAAATTGTCGAAAATACGGCCGACTCTATAACTATTATGCGGCAAAAAATGCTTGTCCAGACGGCTGGCATTTGCCGAGCAAAGCTGAATGGCTTACTTTAATAAATGAACTTGGGGGTGAAGCCGCTGCTGGCAAGGCGCTCAAATCTACCTCTGGATGGAAGAGCGAAGGTAACGGGAATGATGACTACAAATTCTCTGCGTTACCCGTAGGTTACTCGATTAAAAATACTTATTATAGCATGGACGAAGAAACTCAGTTTTGGGCATCGACAGGTTATGGAGGCAATGCCTTTTACTTAGTTTCCCTAAATTTCGATAATGATTCGGCTGCAGTGCATCCTAAGGCTGCTCGCTATGGACTCAGTGTTCGTTGTCTAAAGGATTAG
- a CDS encoding C13 family peptidase translates to MQRNRLGLLLFWMLALALCLCACSDNSASAKADAKTLKIKVAVMAKSSEMARWKRSAEWALENMEKAQGGLDQKVELQLEFKNQDDADFDEYMEMVAGDSDYVAIVGPTRSDKAYRMAELLQKSTKPILSPKASNVEYQRFFANMPNLWNLVENDFMLIESAFSHLASSFASLFMNELELTLLAPSSELNGGLVSSYVDWIGFMAEEFGLKIDRIFLYNDEAELRMLTQTYLERKKPYSVLLFEPYDDKMALAFDDELYQQDVASQGGIRVVCSSNFVSDSIVKNLHYDFYRGFDLYARPESGFAQAYHEHFGEDILNGEAHFVDALYILAYAATYSVSSGLELNESIRAVLGGRNGTGGDWMIAGMHENFMSLQNGRLPDLTGVSSSWTFQDRDNSVSGSVYRGWNIADHKYVTNDFTSNDDSKHSINPEENWLDFFKADVDTSFFEYADSNISYNDVSKHWALLVAASSGWANYRFQADIFAIYQKLKKMGYDDDHIIVIAEDDLVDHERNLYPGELFIRLDGDNVYEKGVVDYKLSYVTASDLGNILRGNSSDKLSKVLRAKSTDNVFVFWSGHGMPGYLNFGNDKISYEQIISLVKQIPHRKVLVAVEACYSGGLGETAEKADIPGIVFLTAASPYETSKADERNEEMGVYLTNRFTRGFTELLDETPDATLRDMYIEIASKISGSHVQLYNMNHYGNIYKETMGEFFVVK, encoded by the coding sequence ATGCAAAGAAATAGGCTCGGTTTGCTTCTGTTCTGGATGCTTGCGCTGGCACTTTGCCTATGCGCGTGTTCTGATAATTCCGCTTCTGCCAAGGCCGATGCCAAGACGCTTAAAATCAAGGTCGCCGTCATGGCGAAATCCTCTGAAATGGCCCGCTGGAAACGTAGCGCCGAATGGGCTTTGGAAAATATGGAAAAAGCCCAAGGCGGGCTCGACCAGAAGGTGGAACTGCAACTGGAATTTAAAAACCAGGATGACGCCGATTTCGATGAGTATATGGAAATGGTTGCGGGGGATTCGGACTATGTGGCGATTGTTGGCCCCACGCGATCGGACAAGGCGTACCGCATGGCGGAGCTTTTGCAGAAAAGTACGAAGCCGATTCTTTCGCCCAAGGCGTCGAATGTGGAATACCAGCGTTTTTTTGCCAACATGCCGAACTTGTGGAACTTGGTTGAAAACGATTTTATGCTGATTGAATCAGCTTTTTCGCATTTGGCGAGTTCTTTTGCGTCACTTTTCATGAATGAACTGGAACTTACACTTTTGGCTCCGTCGAGTGAATTGAATGGCGGACTCGTAAGTTCTTATGTCGACTGGATTGGCTTTATGGCCGAAGAATTCGGACTTAAAATTGACAGAATCTTTTTGTACAATGACGAAGCCGAACTGCGGATGCTTACGCAGACTTATTTGGAACGTAAGAAACCGTATAGCGTTTTGTTGTTTGAACCCTATGATGACAAAATGGCCTTAGCCTTTGATGATGAATTGTATCAACAGGATGTCGCTTCTCAAGGTGGCATCCGAGTGGTGTGTTCCAGTAATTTCGTTTCGGATTCTATCGTAAAAAATCTTCATTACGATTTTTACCGTGGCTTTGATTTGTATGCAAGACCCGAGTCCGGGTTTGCGCAAGCTTACCATGAACATTTTGGCGAAGACATTCTCAATGGCGAAGCGCATTTCGTAGATGCTCTGTATATTTTGGCGTATGCCGCGACTTATTCCGTTTCGTCGGGCTTGGAATTGAATGAATCGATTAGAGCTGTGCTCGGAGGAAGGAACGGTACCGGCGGCGATTGGATGATTGCCGGAATGCATGAAAATTTCATGTCGTTGCAGAATGGACGCTTGCCTGATCTGACGGGGGTATCGAGCTCTTGGACTTTCCAGGATAGGGACAACAGTGTGAGCGGTTCAGTGTATCGCGGGTGGAATATTGCTGACCATAAATATGTCACGAACGATTTTACCAGCAACGACGATTCGAAGCATTCAATAAATCCAGAAGAAAATTGGTTGGATTTTTTCAAGGCCGATGTGGATACGAGCTTTTTCGAATATGCAGACTCGAATATTTCTTATAATGACGTTTCGAAACATTGGGCACTTTTGGTTGCAGCCTCATCGGGCTGGGCAAATTACCGGTTTCAGGCGGACATCTTTGCCATTTACCAGAAACTCAAGAAGATGGGGTACGACGATGACCATATTATCGTGATTGCCGAAGATGATCTTGTGGATCATGAACGAAACTTGTATCCGGGAGAACTCTTTATCCGTTTGGATGGAGATAACGTCTATGAAAAGGGTGTGGTTGATTACAAATTAAGTTACGTAACGGCGTCTGACCTAGGAAATATATTAAGGGGGAATTCAAGTGATAAGTTGTCAAAGGTCCTCCGTGCAAAGTCGACCGACAATGTTTTTGTCTTTTGGAGTGGTCATGGGATGCCGGGATACCTGAATTTTGGAAATGACAAAATCAGTTACGAACAGATTATTTCGCTGGTGAAACAGATCCCGCACCGCAAGGTGCTGGTTGCCGTGGAGGCCTGCTATAGCGGAGGTCTTGGTGAAACTGCGGAAAAGGCGGATATTCCTGGTATCGTTTTTCTAACAGCGGCGTCGCCTTATGAAACGAGTAAGGCGGATGAACGAAACGAAGAAATGGGCGTATACTTGACGAACCGTTTTACTCGAGGTTTTACGGAACTGCTTGATGAGACTCCCGACGCAACGCTGAGGGACATGTACATCGAAATCGCGAGTAAAATTTCAGGTTCGCATGTGCAGTTGTACAATATGAACCATTATGGAAATATCTACAAAGAAACGATGGGTGAGTTTTTTGTAGTGAAGTGA
- a CDS encoding RNA methyltransferase, producing MAFNKNSDKETEFGIIRHNFKDRESRDGFREPREGFERRDGFKSRDNFKPRDNFEKRDGFTRRKTDGDRRVSFGDPDGAPQTAIGGIREVTDLLERSPMQVHRVLFMHQSGNPKLYELQKLAKRAHVHVQQVDSKVLNTYTTQHHGVVALLNEKELLVWEDIREEYFKAKENGERKLIAVGTNIEDPRNLGACIRSALALGVDLLMLPAKGMCGITPAVARSAAGALDKMKICRPNNLEAAVGELKLAGYQILGLDADTETNLAGFEFSDQAVIAVGGEDVGLPPFIRKQCDAVLRIPMMPEAHSYNASVALSLGLYEYARLRIK from the coding sequence ATGGCATTCAACAAGAATTCCGATAAGGAAACAGAATTCGGCATCATTCGCCACAACTTCAAGGACCGCGAATCTCGTGACGGTTTCCGCGAACCTCGCGAAGGTTTTGAACGCCGCGACGGTTTCAAGTCGCGCGATAACTTTAAACCTCGCGACAACTTCGAAAAGCGCGATGGCTTTACCCGCCGTAAAACCGATGGCGACCGCCGCGTGAGTTTTGGCGATCCCGATGGCGCCCCGCAAACTGCAATCGGCGGCATCCGCGAAGTGACCGACCTTTTGGAACGTAGTCCCATGCAAGTCCACCGCGTGCTCTTTATGCACCAATCGGGCAATCCCAAGCTCTACGAACTGCAAAAGCTCGCCAAGCGCGCCCACGTGCACGTGCAGCAAGTCGATTCCAAGGTTCTGAACACCTACACCACGCAACACCACGGCGTGGTCGCTCTCTTGAACGAAAAGGAACTCCTGGTTTGGGAAGACATTCGCGAAGAATATTTTAAGGCCAAGGAAAACGGCGAACGCAAGCTGATTGCCGTAGGCACCAACATCGAAGACCCGCGTAACCTGGGCGCCTGCATCCGTAGCGCGCTCGCCCTCGGCGTAGACCTCTTGATGCTCCCGGCCAAGGGCATGTGCGGCATTACGCCGGCTGTCGCCCGCTCTGCCGCAGGCGCTCTCGACAAGATGAAGATTTGCCGCCCGAACAACCTGGAAGCCGCCGTCGGCGAACTCAAGCTCGCAGGCTACCAGATTCTCGGTCTCGACGCCGACACCGAAACGAACCTCGCCGGCTTTGAATTCAGCGACCAGGCCGTGATTGCCGTCGGTGGCGAAGACGTAGGCCTCCCGCCGTTCATTCGCAAGCAGTGCGACGCCGTGCTCCGCATTCCGATGATGCCCGAAGCGCATTCCTACAACGCCTCGGTGGCACTCTCGCTCGGTCTGTACGAATACGCGAGACTCAGAATCAAGTAA
- a CDS encoding 5-formyltetrahydrofolate cyclo-ligase produces the protein MESILLVSALLLLIFGSRPLFEMLRKKRDGEELIGNPWEEIHAIKGYRESRKVAAFYPLTGEPNIMPIIEQLADEDRLLLPRCTGPTTMEFCHVQSLKKDLVKGKFGIMEPRGDIPAYEGDFTVFLVPGTKFNLTGERCGHGKGYYDRFLAKHPNAHKAGIATPKQISVEPLVQKLTDIKMNQIIICREKP, from the coding sequence ATGGAATCTATACTTCTCGTTTCAGCCTTACTCCTCTTGATTTTCGGCTCCAGGCCGCTTTTCGAGATGTTGCGCAAAAAACGCGATGGCGAAGAACTTATCGGAAACCCGTGGGAAGAAATCCACGCCATCAAGGGCTACAGGGAATCGCGCAAGGTGGCGGCCTTCTACCCGCTCACGGGCGAACCGAATATTATGCCGATTATCGAGCAGCTCGCCGACGAAGACCGCTTGCTGCTCCCCCGCTGCACGGGCCCCACGACCATGGAATTCTGCCACGTGCAAAGCCTCAAGAAAGATTTGGTCAAGGGCAAGTTCGGCATCATGGAACCGCGCGGCGATATTCCGGCCTACGAAGGCGACTTCACCGTGTTCCTGGTTCCCGGCACCAAGTTCAACCTGACCGGCGAACGCTGCGGACACGGCAAGGGTTACTACGATCGGTTCTTGGCAAAGCACCCGAACGCCCACAAGGCAGGCATTGCAACGCCAAAGCAGATTAGCGTCGAGCCGCTCGTGCAAAAACTGACCGACATCAAGATGAACCAGATTATCATTTGTAGGGAAAAGCCCTAA
- a CDS encoding HRDC domain-containing protein, translating into MQDEKYILVDSEESLANLLADLELYEMAAVDTEADSMYHYTTRLCLIQITIGEHHYIVDPLCGLDLAPLFKARAMQTLIFHGADYDLRLLWQTYGFSPKQIFDTMLAAKILGEDHLGLADLVREYFGDELKKENQRADWTTRPLPLEMCEYAIHDTFYLHELCAILVEKLQEAGRMSWLTEQCDALIEHAKHPAPQRKDPWRVTGSAPLSPCALNVLKFLWEWRENQAQELDRPPYKVMPVELMLAIARRSEANFPTVDLEKLPKLPRNFRDERLDSFVNMLQTAVAVPQSDWPERLPKAPPPPVVPNSDLLSVLKTWRDLKAEELELDPSLLANKAQLIWLAAPGDMPWEARYEEAHLMNWQRVLWTEILQQNLPNAKRVGDPD; encoded by the coding sequence ATGCAAGACGAGAAATACATATTGGTAGATAGCGAAGAATCGCTGGCGAATTTGCTGGCGGATTTGGAGCTGTACGAAATGGCCGCCGTCGATACCGAGGCGGATTCCATGTACCATTATACCACCCGTCTTTGCCTGATCCAGATTACCATCGGCGAACACCACTACATTGTGGACCCGCTGTGTGGGCTTGACCTTGCCCCTTTGTTCAAGGCCCGCGCCATGCAGACGCTCATTTTCCACGGCGCCGACTACGACTTGCGACTGCTGTGGCAGACTTACGGATTCTCGCCCAAGCAGATTTTCGATACCATGCTCGCGGCAAAGATTCTGGGCGAAGATCACCTGGGCCTTGCGGACTTGGTCCGCGAATACTTTGGTGACGAACTCAAGAAAGAAAACCAACGTGCCGACTGGACCACGCGTCCGCTGCCGCTCGAAATGTGCGAATACGCCATTCACGACACGTTCTACCTGCACGAACTCTGCGCGATTCTCGTAGAAAAGTTGCAAGAAGCAGGCCGCATGAGTTGGCTTACCGAACAGTGCGACGCCTTGATTGAACATGCCAAGCACCCCGCGCCTCAGAGAAAGGACCCCTGGCGCGTCACGGGTTCTGCACCGCTTTCGCCGTGCGCCTTGAACGTGCTCAAGTTCCTCTGGGAATGGCGCGAAAACCAGGCTCAGGAACTGGACCGCCCGCCCTACAAGGTGATGCCGGTGGAACTCATGCTTGCCATTGCACGCCGCAGCGAGGCGAACTTCCCGACAGTGGACTTGGAAAAGTTGCCGAAGCTCCCCCGCAATTTTCGCGACGAGCGTCTGGATTCGTTCGTGAACATGCTGCAGACCGCAGTGGCCGTTCCGCAATCGGACTGGCCCGAACGCCTGCCCAAGGCCCCGCCCCCGCCGGTGGTGCCGAACTCCGACCTGCTTTCGGTGCTCAAGACCTGGCGCGACCTTAAAGCCGAAGAACTGGAGCTCGACCCGTCGCTCTTGGCCAACAAGGCGCAGCTCATTTGGCTTGCCGCTCCTGGTGACATGCCCTGGGAGGCCCGCTACGAAGAGGCGCACCTCATGAACTGGCAGCGCGTCCTGTGGACTGAAATTTTGCAACAGAACTTGCCCAACGCAAAGCGCGTAGGCGACCCCGACTAA
- a CDS encoding type II toxin-antitoxin system RelE/ParE family toxin → MIQSFADRETELVYNQELSRRLPNTIQKVALRKLMMIDNAESLNDLRIPPNNRLEALHGDREGQYSIRINDQWRICFSMNEGNFYNVEIVDYH, encoded by the coding sequence ATGATACAAAGTTTTGCAGACAGAGAAACAGAACTCGTCTATAATCAGGAGCTTTCAAGACGGTTGCCTAATACAATCCAAAAGGTGGCCTTGAGAAAACTAATGATGATAGACAATGCCGAATCATTGAACGATTTGCGAATACCTCCGAATAATCGTTTGGAGGCTTTGCATGGAGACCGAGAAGGACAATACTCTATACGCATAAACGATCAATGGCGTATCTGTTTTTCGATGAACGAAGGGAATTTTTATAACGTTGAGATTGTTGACTACCACTAG
- a CDS encoding HigA family addiction module antitoxin, whose product MSKHIETPTIGEILNEEFFTPMGLSAYKVAQAINVPVSRIQDILHDRRRITVDTSLRLAKFFGVSDDYFISLQDDIDIRNLKIEIAEELKNIKTFVPV is encoded by the coding sequence ATGAGCAAGCATATTGAAACACCTACTATCGGAGAAATCTTGAACGAAGAGTTTTTTACGCCTATGGGTTTGTCTGCCTACAAGGTTGCCCAGGCGATCAATGTTCCTGTTTCAAGGATCCAGGACATTCTTCATGACCGCAGACGAATTACAGTTGATACCTCTTTGAGGCTTGCCAAGTTCTTTGGTGTTTCCGACGATTATTTCATCTCTTTGCAAGATGATATTGATATTCGCAATTTGAAAATTGAAATCGCCGAGGAGCTTAAGAATATCAAGACCTTTGTGCCGGTGTAA